Part of the Angustibacter luteus genome, GGGCGGAGTCTGCACTGCCGTCGTTGTTCGAGGGGTTCGGGTCGGCGGTGCTGGACGTCGACGAGACGACGTCCAGGACCTGCCCGGACGACGGTGCGGTGCCGCTGACCGTGAAGGTGAGGCTCTGCCCGGCGGCCACCGTGCCGGGCCGCCAGGTCACCGTGCCGCCCGAGACCGTGCCGGCGTCCGAGGCGGTGACGCCCGTCAGCCCGCCGCTGACGGTGTCGACGACGACGACGTCCTCGGCGGGCTGGGAGCCGGCGTTGTGCACGGTCACCGTGTAGGTGGCGGTGGCGCCCGCGGCGACCGAGGCGGGCCCGGTCTTCGAGGTGGCGACGTCAGTGCTGGCCGGTGGACCCGGCTGGTTGGCGCAGCCCGGCCAGATCTGGGCGTTCCCCGGGTCCGTCACGGTGCCGGCCACGACGTTGGCGACACTGCCGGCCTGGCTGTCGAAGACCGGGCCGGTCGGTGTGCGGTCGTCGACGGTGATCGGGGACGTCGGAGCGTCGCCGACGAACACCCCCTGAGTCCGAGTCGTGCCGGCGAACAGGTACTGGCCGAGGCCGGTGACCGTGTTGTTGTTCTGCAGGTTCAAGCCGATCGTCAGGCCGCTGCTGGTCTGGTTGTAGCGCCCGTTGTTGTTCCAGGTCGACCCACCGGTGCCGGCCGAGCCGGACGCCCCGCCGACCCGCAGCAGGCCCCCGTTGACCACCGTCTGGCTGTTGTTGTCGAACTGGCCGGTGGTGCGCAGGACGCACGCGTTGGACAACCGGCTGCCACCGTTGAACACCATGCCGCCGGTCACCGCGACCGTGCCGGCGTTGGTCAGGACGCCGTTGACGTTGAGCTGGCCGTTCGACGTGAGCGTCCCCGAGTTGACGATCGTGGAGCCGGCGTTGAGGTTGCCGCCGGCCTGCAGCGTGAGCGTCCCGGCGTTGGTGATCAGCGCCCCGCTCCCGGCGTTCATCCCGTTCTGGAAGATGACGGTGCCGTCGGACTCGTTGCGGAGCTCGGCGGAGCCCGAGATGTTGGCGTCGCTGGTGAACGTCAGGGTCCCGTTGTTGATGAACAGGAAGCCGTTGTTGACGCCGACCGAGCCGGTCAGCGTGGACCCGCGGTTGTAGACGGCGCCGGAGACGCCGTTGGCCCACTGCGGTCGCAGCTGGCCGCCCGGCGCGACGCAGATGACAGCGCCGGCCGGGAACGCGTTCACGCCGCCGGCGAACGTGCCGGTGCCCGTGATCAGCAGGACCTGGGTGCTGGTGAGGTTGAGGGTGTCCGTCACCGTCGTGGAGATGGTGTCCGTGGGGCTGGCGCACGCGTCGGCGTAGCTGCGGGCGGGTGGCGGCACGGCAGTGGCCGGCTGCACACCGCCGATGCCGAAGCCCGTGGCCGTCGCGCCGACCAGCAGGCCGCCGAACACCGCGACGAGAGCCGCACTCGCCGTCCGTCGTCCGTGCCTCATCTGCCCCAGCCTGTGCTCGCGCTCGCTGCTCAGCCTCCCCCGTTCAGGGTGAGGGCAGGCGCTGTTGACCGCCGGGTCAACAGGGCGATTCAGGTCAAGACGCGCGTTGGGCGTGCGCCACCGGGGGCAGGCCGAGCGGCGTCTGGTCCATGGCGTGGATGACGATCCAGGCGGCCGCGCAGGCCAGGACCGCGGCCGGGACGGTGTCCAGCCCGTTCGTCCCCACAAGGAGGGCGGAGATGAGCAGGGACGCGAACAGCAGCCGGGTCATCGCCGCCATCCCAGCGGCCGCGCCGACCGCCACGGCGAGCGTCGGCGAGACGTCCAACGGCAGCCCGGCCGCGCTGGCCACGGCGACGCCGATGAAGATCGCCGGGAAGACCGGGCCTCCGCGGAAGCCGCAGCCCAGGCAGACGGCGTAGGCCACGGACTTGCCGACGAGCAGGACCAGCACGATCTCCGTCGAGGTCTGGGACACCAGGGCGGGCAGCGACGCCTGGCCGGAGAAGAGCAGGTCCTGGGAGTCCGCGCCGAGCGCGCGGGTCGCGAGGGCGATGAGTCCGACCGCGAGCCCGCCGAGCACCAGCAGGCCGGGCACGCCGAGTCCGGTGTGCCGCAGGCGTTGCAGGTGGTGCGCCCCGAAGCGGATGAGCGTGCACAGGATGGCGACGACGATGCCCACGGCGATCGCCAGCACCAGGTCCTTCAGGTGCGTGCCCTCGTACGCCGGTAGCCCACTGACCTTCAGCGTCGCCGCGTCGATGCCACCCCAGGAGCCCAGCCCGACGAACAGCAGGTAGCCGACGGCAGCGGCGACCAGACCGGGGAGCAGCAGCGGGATCGCGGCCGCGCCGAGCCCGACGCTGGCCTCGACGAGCAGGATGCCGGCGGGCAGCGGGCCGCCGAAGAGCGCGGAGATCGCCGAGAAGGAGCCGGCCACGGTGAGCGTGGCGCCCC contains:
- a CDS encoding chloride channel protein; translation: MEPEGTPSGPAPATAPSGGAYLKLVGLAALIGLPAAGLAAVFLAVVHWLEDLLWVDLPNHLGASEPPWYLVVGLPVVGAALVAAARVLLPGDGGHEPINGLDATPTPLSHLPGVALAALGSLAFGAVLGPEAPLIALGSVVGVAMIRLVKVKGPGGATLTVAGSFSAISALFGGPLPAGILLVEASVGLGAAAIPLLLPGLVAAAVGYLLFVGLGSWGGIDAATLKVSGLPAYEGTHLKDLVLAIAVGIVVAILCTLIRFGAHHLQRLRHTGLGVPGLLVLGGLAVGLIALATRALGADSQDLLFSGQASLPALVSQTSTEIVLVLLVGKSVAYAVCLGCGFRGGPVFPAIFIGVAVASAAGLPLDVSPTLAVAVGAAAGMAAMTRLLFASLLISALLVGTNGLDTVPAAVLACAAAWIVIHAMDQTPLGLPPVAHAQRAS